In Thermithiobacillus plumbiphilus, the DNA window GCTCGGGGCTGGTCAAGCAGCAGGCTGAGGCCGAGGGCCTGGACCGCATCTTCCTGGAAGCCGGCTTTGAATGGCGCGAGCCCGGCTGCTCCATGTGCCTGGCCATGAATGCCGACCGCCTGGAATCCGGCGAGCGCTGTGCTGCCACCAGCAACCGCAACTTCGAGGGACGCCAGGGCAAGGGCGGGCGCACCCACCTGGTCAGCCCCGCCATGGCCGCTGCCGCCGCCGTGGCCGGCCACTTCATCGATCCCGGCGAACTGGGCAGCCAGCGCAAGGCATAGGAGTCAGACATGCAAGCATTCACGACCTTGAAGGCCCTGGTGGTGCCGCTGGACCGTCCCAATGTGGACACCGACGCCATCATCCCCAAGCAGTTCCTGAAGACCATCAAGCGCACCGGGCTTGGGGTGAATCTCTTTGACGAATGGCGTTATCTCGATCGTGGCGAGCCCGGCCAGGACCCGGCCAGCCGCCAGATCAACCCGGACTTCGTGCTGAACCAGCCGCGTTACCAGGGCGCGCAGATCCTGCTCGCCCGTGAGAACTTCGGCTGCGGGTCGAGCCGCGAGCACGCCCCCTGGGCATTGCTGGACTACGGTATCCGCGCTGTCATCGCCCCGAGCTTCGCCGATATCTTCTACAACAACTGCTTCAAGAACGGCATCCTGCCCATCCGGCTGGACGAGCATGCTGTGGAGCAGCTGTTTCAGCAGGTCAGCAGCCAGGCCGATTATCAGCTCGATATCGATCTCGAAATCCAGACCGTCACTACCCCGGCGGGCGAGCGGCATGGCTTCGAGATCGCGCCGCATCACCGCCACAACCTGCTGCATGGCCTCGATGACATCGGCCTGACCCTGCAACACGCGGACGCCATCCGCGCCTACGAGGCCCGGCGGCGTCAGGATGCGCCCTGGCTCTTTGCCTGCGGGACTTAATT includes these proteins:
- the leuD gene encoding 3-isopropylmalate dehydratase small subunit; this translates as MQAFTTLKALVVPLDRPNVDTDAIIPKQFLKTIKRTGLGVNLFDEWRYLDRGEPGQDPASRQINPDFVLNQPRYQGAQILLARENFGCGSSREHAPWALLDYGIRAVIAPSFADIFYNNCFKNGILPIRLDEHAVEQLFQQVSSQADYQLDIDLEIQTVTTPAGERHGFEIAPHHRHNLLHGLDDIGLTLQHADAIRAYEARRRQDAPWLFACGT